In Clostridium sporogenes, one genomic interval encodes:
- a CDS encoding DUF4396 domain-containing protein: MKKLSTGIAVFLCAILILGQIRIVKNVIFPSEIKHENNRIHLNTGNTIRVLGKSSKEIGTKVTDILFPAFNYEGKPNGLIICKGDNWKDILALMPLVKKYNSIIIPFNEKDESSLLDYINKLEPKGIPKLNNAQVIICGDNINTLKNNLERRGIRVTNINYKDTNSLLEKVYNSVFSNSDKCYGYIVSDEDPLMTVPTATWMVQNGGVPLYLNNEKKLYSSSKKILPNISKIYVIGKKNNVDEEAIKSLKVPVQKVYGYNPENFAINFAKFYDREEGFGWHSNRSRDDSNHNFILCSKEEPLMALVGSQLALKGKVGPILWTDKNYLSPLTENYLWRMKPNYWVTPAEGPYNSSWVIGNEDILPFSIQSRVDYTQEIQPYKTMGDQAVSGLDGISIIFSLISILGAIWVSLHLYLRMKKLSILIKFMWILIVLVLGPIGIWFYVISYINSPWIKINGKIMYLRSLWKQTSVATLSGLAFGASSIIVVNYILMYIGSPLISFYARYGGYLLGNPMIIKMIISYLIAFLLDLFVFMPTILIEMKSSKYKDAVKESLLLAFISITSISLGMMLSMWWFNMSYSPSMLREDNILWFGFMFLSAFIGFLIAYIPNWILVRNGKKMGTL; the protein is encoded by the coding sequence ATGAAAAAGCTATCCACAGGTATAGCTGTATTTTTATGTGCAATATTAATTTTAGGGCAGATTAGAATTGTTAAAAATGTTATTTTTCCTAGTGAAATAAAACATGAAAATAATAGGATTCATTTAAATACAGGAAATACTATTAGGGTTTTGGGGAAATCTTCAAAAGAGATAGGTACTAAAGTTACAGATATATTGTTCCCAGCTTTCAACTATGAAGGTAAGCCTAACGGATTAATTATTTGCAAGGGAGATAATTGGAAGGATATATTAGCTTTAATGCCCCTTGTTAAAAAATATAATAGCATTATAATACCTTTTAATGAAAAAGATGAAAGCTCTCTTTTAGATTATATAAATAAATTAGAACCAAAGGGTATTCCAAAATTAAATAATGCACAAGTTATTATTTGTGGTGATAACATAAATACATTAAAAAACAATTTAGAAAGAAGAGGTATAAGGGTAACTAATATAAATTATAAAGATACAAATAGCCTTTTGGAGAAAGTCTATAATAGTGTTTTTTCTAATTCTGATAAATGCTATGGCTATATAGTCTCAGATGAGGATCCGTTAATGACGGTTCCAACAGCTACATGGATGGTTCAAAATGGAGGAGTGCCACTGTATTTAAATAATGAAAAAAAACTTTATAGTTCTTCAAAAAAAATATTGCCTAATATAAGTAAGATATATGTAATTGGAAAGAAAAATAATGTTGATGAGGAAGCTATTAAATCTTTAAAAGTACCTGTGCAGAAAGTTTATGGATATAACCCTGAAAATTTCGCTATTAACTTTGCTAAGTTTTATGATAGAGAAGAAGGTTTTGGGTGGCATAGCAATAGAAGTAGAGATGATAGCAATCACAATTTTATATTATGCTCCAAGGAAGAGCCATTAATGGCTTTAGTAGGAAGTCAACTTGCACTTAAAGGAAAAGTAGGACCAATTCTTTGGACGGATAAGAATTATTTATCTCCCCTAACAGAAAACTATCTCTGGAGAATGAAGCCTAATTATTGGGTAACTCCAGCGGAAGGACCTTATAATAGTTCGTGGGTAATAGGTAATGAAGATATATTACCTTTTTCAATTCAAAGTAGAGTTGATTATACTCAAGAAATTCAACCTTATAAAACTATGGGGGATCAGGCAGTTAGCGGATTGGATGGTATTTCTATAATATTTAGTTTAATATCCATACTAGGTGCTATATGGGTTTCTCTTCATTTATATCTTAGAATGAAAAAGTTAAGTATATTAATAAAGTTTATGTGGATACTTATAGTACTAGTTTTAGGGCCTATAGGAATATGGTTTTATGTAATATCTTATATAAATTCTCCTTGGATAAAGATTAACGGAAAGATCATGTATCTCAGGTCTTTATGGAAACAAACCTCTGTAGCAACTTTATCTGGATTAGCCTTTGGAGCCTCTAGCATAATTGTAGTAAATTATATATTAATGTATATAGGGTCACCATTAATTTCTTTCTATGCTAGATATGGAGGTTATTTATTAGGTAATCCTATGATAATAAAAATGATAATATCCTACTTAATAGCTTTTTTATTAGATTTATTTGTTTTTATGCCTACTATATTAATAGAAATGAAGAGTAGCAAATATAAAGATGCGGTAAAAGAATCATTGCTTTTAGCTTTTATTTCTATTACATCAATTTCATTAGGAATGATGCTAAGTATGTGGTGGTTTAATATGTCTTATTCTCCTAGCATGCTTCGTGAAGATAATATATTATGGTTTGGCTTTATGTTTTTATCAGCATTCATAGGATTTTTAATCGCATATATTCCTAATTGGATTTTAGTTAGAAATGGTAAGAAAATGGGTACTTTATAA
- a CDS encoding lactate utilization protein produces MDKNVAWYIEKQAERTIKNLNSRNMEGYYINNIDQLFEKLKELIPEGSIVGVGDSMTLFEAGVIDFLRSGNFNFLDKYQDRLTSDEKREIYINNFSTDTFICSTNAITESGELYNIDGNGSRVAPMIYGPKQVILIVGINKIVKNIEEAENRVRSYAAPIDAKRLNKDTPCTKLGYCVDCKSPNRICNDFVVIRGQFIKGRIKVLILGENLGY; encoded by the coding sequence ATGGATAAAAATGTTGCATGGTATATTGAAAAGCAGGCTGAAAGAACTATAAAAAATCTAAATAGCCGTAATATGGAAGGATATTATATTAATAATATAGATCAATTATTTGAAAAATTAAAGGAGCTTATACCAGAAGGTTCAATAGTTGGTGTAGGAGATTCAATGACTCTTTTTGAAGCTGGGGTAATAGATTTTTTAAGAAGTGGAAATTTTAATTTTTTAGATAAATACCAAGATAGACTGACAAGTGATGAAAAAAGAGAGATATATATTAACAATTTTTCTACAGATACTTTTATTTGTAGTACTAATGCCATAACAGAAAGTGGAGAACTTTATAATATAGATGGGAATGGAAGTAGAGTTGCGCCGATGATATATGGACCTAAACAGGTTATTCTTATAGTTGGAATAAATAAAATTGTTAAAAACATAGAAGAGGCTGAAAATAGGGTAAGAAGCTATGCTGCTCCTATTGATGCAAAAAGATTAAATAAAGACACACCATGTACAAAACTTGGTTATTGTGTTGATTGTAAAAGTCCAAATAGAATCTGTAATGATTTTGTGGTAATTAGGGGACAGTTTATTAAAGGGAGAATAAAGGTGTTAATCCTTGGAGAAAATTTAGGTTATTAA
- a CDS encoding putative glycolipid-binding domain-containing protein: MGLIKEENNISMDVMWKTFNGVGLEHLLLLKNHENIKVNSVILTMRDNMPVRILYNVYCDLDWKVNKFDIQIFCDKHKNIILQSDGNGNWTNDTNELVEDLKGCIDIDISITPFTNTIPIKRLLLKVGESKEIKVVYVDVYNYSLTPVKQRYTCLDSNLNGYKYRYENLNNGFTAEFFVDKEGVVIDYPDLFERVYNIES, from the coding sequence ATGGGATTAATTAAAGAAGAAAATAACATTAGTATGGATGTAATGTGGAAGACATTTAATGGTGTAGGATTAGAACATTTATTATTATTAAAGAACCATGAGAATATTAAAGTAAATTCAGTTATTTTAACAATGAGAGATAATATGCCAGTTCGTATATTGTACAATGTATACTGCGATTTAGATTGGAAAGTTAATAAATTTGATATACAGATATTTTGTGATAAACATAAAAATATTATATTACAATCAGATGGAAATGGGAATTGGACAAATGATACTAATGAATTAGTAGAAGATTTGAAAGGTTGTATAGATATTGATATTTCTATTACACCTTTTACAAATACAATTCCAATCAAACGGTTATTATTAAAGGTAGGGGAGTCAAAAGAAATAAAGGTAGTTTATGTGGACGTTTATAATTATAGTTTAACACCTGTAAAACAGCGGTATACTTGCTTAGACTCAAATCTTAATGGTTATAAATATAGATATGAAAATTTAAACAATGGGTTTACAGCGGAGTTTTTCGTGGATAAAGAAGGGGTTGTTATAGATTACCCAGATTTATTTGAAAGGGTTTATAATATTGAAAGTTAA
- a CDS encoding SPL family radical SAM protein codes for MDKIIFKEENCKSALNKLKRKIPYGWDLNIYRGCQHGCKYCYAVYCHKYLDSVDFFTDIHIKTNIVDELEKELRNNSWKREVVNIGGVTDSYQPVEAKYKLMPEILKLFIKYKTPAIISTKSKLILRDYDLIDELSRITYVNIAETITTMDESVRRKIEPFGATSLERFEVLKEFRKTNASTGLHVMPIIPYITDSYENFHSMFKMTSDCKVNYVLPGTLYLRGDTRGIFFNFIKEEYTHLYEKLQVLYRKDGASKEYKEKLYLVVNELRDKYNLSSGYTKAMKEKMNTEGNIQISLFDK; via the coding sequence ATGGATAAAATAATATTTAAAGAGGAAAATTGTAAAAGTGCTTTAAATAAATTAAAGAGGAAAATACCTTATGGATGGGATTTAAATATTTATAGAGGATGCCAACATGGGTGTAAATATTGTTATGCTGTGTATTGTCATAAATATTTAGACTCAGTAGACTTTTTTACAGATATTCATATAAAAACTAATATAGTAGATGAATTAGAGAAAGAGTTAAGAAATAATAGTTGGAAGAGAGAAGTTGTAAATATTGGCGGTGTAACTGATAGTTATCAGCCAGTAGAAGCTAAATATAAACTTATGCCTGAAATATTGAAACTTTTTATAAAGTACAAAACACCAGCTATAATTTCAACAAAATCAAAACTTATACTAAGAGATTATGATTTAATAGATGAACTATCAAGAATAACTTATGTTAATATTGCAGAAACAATAACTACTATGGATGAAAGTGTTAGAAGAAAGATAGAGCCATTTGGAGCAACAAGCTTAGAGCGGTTTGAAGTTTTAAAAGAGTTTAGAAAAACTAACGCCAGTACTGGGTTGCATGTTATGCCAATAATACCATATATTACTGATAGTTATGAGAATTTTCATAGTATGTTTAAGATGACAAGTGACTGTAAAGTTAACTATGTATTACCAGGAACTCTTTATTTAAGAGGAGATACTAGGGGGATATTTTTTAATTTTATAAAAGAAGAATATACACATTTATATGAAAAGTTACAAGTCTTATATAGAAAAGATGGAGCAAGTAAAGAGTATAAAGAAAAATTATATTTAGTAGTTAATGAATTAAGAGATAAATATAATCTGTCTAGTGGTTATACTAAGGCCATGAAAGAAAAAATGAATACTGAGGGAAATATTCAGATCTCATTATTTGATAAATAA